From Equus przewalskii isolate Varuska chromosome 17, EquPr2, whole genome shotgun sequence, the proteins below share one genomic window:
- the ERMN gene encoding ermin → MTDVPVAFSQVECNGDTGPEKDQQPITKINEEASDVDGPPPYHRVEPSLEDLPTEGNQEKSEKSQENMLLNRSMDEKILKEKPEENLFIVHKAITDLSLQETGVDEVTFREGHQWEKTTLSSSNQEISRPKESVAEHPLEEREDEDRKNKTHQATEIEWLGCQKPSQVDVLHSKHDEQPEVWDEEINNDDDDDCNDDEDEIRVIEFKKKNEEGSQAKDEGDASEDSPLSSPSSQPVTPDEQPPFGKKNDISRSAYSRYNTISYRKIRKGNTKQRIDEFESMMHL, encoded by the exons ATGACAGATGTTCCAGTGGCATTTAGTCAGGTTGAGTGTAATGGGGATACAGGACCTGAAAAAGATCAACAACCAATCACTAAAATCAATGAGGAAGCCAGTGATGTGGATGGCCCTCCACCATACCATAGGGTAGAACCTAGTCTTGAAGATTTGCCCACAGAAGGAAAtcaggagaaaagtgaaaaatcacaAGAGAACATGCTGCTCAACCGGTCCATGGATGAGAAGATTCTAAAAG aaaaaccagaagagaatCTCTTCATTGTTCATAAAGCTATCACAGATCTTTCTCTTCAAGAAACAGGTGTTGATGAAGTGACATTCAGAGAAG GGCATCAGTGGGAGAAAACTACTCTGAGCAGCAGTAACCAGGAAATAAGCAGACCAAAAGAAAGCGTTGCTGAACATCCtctagaagagagagaagatgaggatAGGAAGAACAAAACTCACCAGGCAACTGAAATTGAATGGCTGGGATGTCAGAAACCTAGCCAAGTTGATGTGTTGCATTCTAAACATGATGAGCAGCCAGAGGTTTGGGATGAAGAAattaacaatgatgatgatgatgattgcaATGATGACGAAGACGAAATTAGAGTGatagaattcaagaaaaaaaatgaagagggttCTCAAGCAAAAGATGAAGGCGATGCAAGTGAGGACTCCCCACTGAGCAGCCCCAGTTCCCAACCTGTGACACCTGATGAGCAGCCACCCTTCGGGAAGAAGAATGATATCTCCAGAAGTGCTTATTCAAGATACAATACAATATCCTATCGGAAAATCAGGAAGGGGAATACCAAGCAAAGAATTGATGAATTCGAGTCTATGATGCATTTATGA